A genomic window from Paraburkholderia phytofirmans OLGA172 includes:
- a CDS encoding GlsB/YeaQ/YmgE family stress response membrane protein: protein MEHGIIAWLIIGAIAGWLAGVLVKGGGFGLIVDIIVGIVGAFIGGWLAGVLHISLGGGWLGSIITAVIGAVILLFLIRLVRRGT from the coding sequence ATGGAACACGGCATCATTGCATGGCTCATCATCGGCGCGATCGCCGGCTGGCTGGCCGGCGTGCTCGTCAAGGGCGGCGGCTTCGGCCTGATCGTCGACATCATCGTCGGGATTGTCGGCGCATTCATCGGCGGCTGGCTTGCCGGTGTGCTGCACATTTCGCTCGGCGGCGGCTGGCTCGGTTCGATCATTACCGCTGTGATCGGCGCAGTCATTCTGCTGTTTCTTATCCGGCTCGTCCGGCGCGGCACCTGA
- a CDS encoding acetyl-CoA hydrolase/transferase family protein produces MYQDRIRCSALRGKITSAAEAARLIHDGMHVGASGFTRAGDAKAVPIALAERVRQEGKPLQITLMTGASLGHDVDRMLTEAHVLARRLPFQVDKTLREAINRGEVMFVDQHLSETVEMLRANQLGKLDIAIIEAAAITETGGIVPSTSVGNSASFAILADKVIVEINLAQPLALEGLHDIWIPGRRPNREPLPIVRPQDRVGTQAIEIPLDKIAAIVITDKADSPSTVLPADAETELIARHLIEFFQHEVSRGRMPRHLPPLQAGIGTIANAVLAGFVDSPFDAFEIYSEVLQDSTFDLMDAGKVTFASGASITLSAARQAQVFGELERYRDRLVLRPQEVSNHPEVIRRLGLIALNTALEFDIYGNVNSTHVGGTHMMNGIGGSGDFARNASCAIFATKSMAKGGRISSVVPMVPHCDHNEHDVDVVVTEQGLADLRGLAPRERATLIIENCAHPLYRDLLRDYYRDALQWGGQTPHSLDQAFAWHTRLRDTGSMLPAVDASL; encoded by the coding sequence ATGTACCAAGACCGGATTCGCTGCTCCGCGCTGCGCGGAAAAATCACTTCAGCCGCCGAAGCGGCGCGTCTGATTCACGACGGCATGCACGTCGGTGCCAGCGGCTTTACGCGCGCGGGCGACGCCAAAGCTGTTCCCATCGCGCTCGCCGAGCGGGTCCGTCAGGAAGGCAAGCCGCTGCAAATTACGTTGATGACCGGCGCGTCGCTCGGTCATGACGTGGATCGCATGCTCACCGAGGCGCATGTGTTGGCGCGCCGCTTGCCGTTTCAGGTCGACAAGACCCTGCGCGAAGCGATCAATCGTGGCGAAGTGATGTTCGTCGATCAGCATCTGTCCGAAACCGTCGAGATGTTGCGCGCCAATCAGCTCGGCAAACTCGATATCGCGATTATCGAAGCCGCCGCGATCACCGAGACTGGCGGCATTGTGCCGAGCACGTCAGTCGGCAACTCGGCCAGCTTCGCGATCCTCGCCGACAAGGTCATCGTCGAAATCAATCTTGCCCAGCCGCTCGCCCTCGAGGGACTGCACGACATCTGGATTCCGGGCCGCAGGCCGAATCGCGAACCGCTGCCGATCGTGCGTCCACAAGACCGCGTCGGCACGCAGGCCATTGAGATCCCGCTCGACAAAATCGCGGCGATAGTGATCACAGATAAGGCGGACAGCCCGTCCACGGTGCTGCCGGCGGATGCGGAAACCGAGCTGATCGCACGCCATCTGATTGAGTTTTTCCAGCACGAAGTGTCGCGTGGACGCATGCCACGGCACTTGCCGCCCTTGCAGGCAGGCATCGGCACGATTGCCAATGCAGTGCTGGCCGGCTTTGTCGATTCGCCCTTCGACGCCTTCGAAATTTACTCAGAAGTGCTGCAGGATTCGACCTTCGATCTGATGGACGCTGGCAAGGTGACGTTTGCTTCGGGTGCGTCGATCACGTTGTCGGCCGCGCGTCAGGCGCAAGTGTTCGGCGAACTCGAGCGCTATCGCGATCGCCTCGTGCTGCGTCCGCAGGAGGTCAGCAACCATCCTGAAGTGATTCGCCGGCTCGGTCTGATCGCGTTGAATACCGCATTGGAGTTCGACATTTACGGCAATGTGAATTCCACGCACGTCGGCGGCACGCACATGATGAACGGCATTGGTGGCTCGGGCGATTTCGCGCGCAATGCGTCATGCGCGATCTTCGCGACGAAGTCGATGGCGAAGGGTGGCCGTATTTCGAGCGTGGTGCCGATGGTGCCGCACTGCGATCACAATGAACACGATGTGGATGTGGTCGTGACGGAGCAGGGTCTGGCCGATCTGCGCGGACTGGCGCCGCGGGAACGCGCTACGCTGATCATCGAGAACTGCGCGCATCCGCTCTATCGCGATCTGCTTCGCGACTACTATCGGGACGCCTTGCAATGGGGTGGGCAAACGCCGCATTCGTTGGACCAGGCTTTCGCCTGGCATACGCGGCTGCGTGATACCGGCTCGATGTTGCCGGCAGTGGATGCGTCTCTCTAA
- a CDS encoding LysR family transcriptional regulator: protein MDTLQNMRVFVRVVEAGSFTAAAQSLNSTTGAMSRAVSELEAHLRTRLLNRSTRRLALTTAGERYLKRSQQILADVDTAEEEASCAHERPSGALRMHSFASIGQHYVLPAISRYRALYPEVTVELTLSQRMPDLFEGSSDVAVVGASTLPNSDLVSLPLGTTFSILCASPAYVRAHGAPQQPGDLTHHECLILHTPAFPPHDWVLDGPNGSEMMEVNGPVQVNIAESLIVAIREGMGIGMVPLYAAIAGLRDGTLIRVLPEYTLQKMNVYALYPSRKFIDAKTRTWVEFLRTHLPKVIARDEALLAEVGQMYAADGVAPVGASGIGDGDVAAN, encoded by the coding sequence ATGGATACGTTACAAAATATGCGAGTGTTCGTGCGCGTGGTCGAAGCCGGTAGTTTTACCGCTGCCGCGCAGTCCCTCAATTCGACGACTGGCGCGATGTCCCGCGCAGTCTCGGAACTCGAAGCTCATCTGCGTACGCGCTTGCTGAACCGGTCGACGCGGCGACTCGCACTCACCACAGCGGGCGAGCGTTACCTGAAGCGATCTCAGCAGATCCTTGCGGATGTCGATACGGCGGAAGAAGAAGCAAGTTGCGCGCACGAACGCCCGAGCGGCGCGTTGCGCATGCACAGCTTTGCCAGCATCGGCCAGCATTACGTGCTGCCGGCCATCTCGCGCTATCGCGCGCTTTATCCCGAGGTGACCGTCGAACTGACGTTGTCGCAGCGCATGCCCGACCTGTTCGAAGGAAGCTCTGACGTCGCGGTGGTCGGCGCCTCGACTCTGCCGAATTCCGACCTTGTATCGCTCCCGCTTGGTACAACGTTCAGCATCTTGTGCGCATCGCCTGCTTACGTGCGTGCTCATGGCGCGCCACAACAGCCAGGCGACCTGACGCATCACGAGTGTCTGATCTTGCACACGCCAGCATTTCCACCCCACGATTGGGTGCTCGACGGTCCCAACGGCAGCGAGATGATGGAAGTGAACGGCCCCGTGCAAGTGAATATCGCGGAATCGCTGATCGTCGCGATTCGCGAGGGAATGGGCATTGGCATGGTGCCGCTCTATGCAGCGATCGCAGGGTTGCGTGACGGGACGCTGATCCGCGTGTTGCCTGAATATACGCTGCAGAAGATGAACGTTTATGCGCTGTATCCGTCACGCAAGTTCATTGATGCGAAGACGCGGACGTGGGTTGAATTCTTACGTACGCATCTGCCGAAGGTGATTGCGCGCGACGAGGCGTTACTTGCAGAAGTCGGCCAGATGTATGCAGCAGATGGCGTGGCACCTGTGGGCGCGTCCGGCATTGGGGACGGAGACGTCGCTGCGAACTGA
- a CDS encoding MgtC/SapB family protein: protein MTIEFVWRLFAAFSCGVAIGLERQMRQRNAGLRTITLVASGACLFVTLGVLTGNGTAGITQIAAYVVSGVGFLGGGVIMRDKGSIQGINTAATLWCSAAVGVLCGAGHFGPALAGTAVVLLTNTVLREVSRAINAAPVSDADLVREYVLTIVCREADEIHIRTAVSNSMYSTPLSFQSLTSEDVEDDSGRIRVTATLKLHPKDQPKLEQMASRISMEKSVSSVSWTATDAEPTPE, encoded by the coding sequence ATGACCATTGAATTCGTCTGGCGGCTCTTTGCCGCCTTCAGCTGCGGCGTCGCGATCGGCCTCGAACGGCAGATGCGCCAGCGCAACGCCGGCCTGCGCACCATCACGCTGGTCGCCAGCGGCGCGTGCCTGTTCGTCACGCTCGGCGTGCTGACCGGCAACGGCACCGCCGGCATCACGCAAATTGCCGCGTATGTCGTTTCTGGCGTCGGCTTTCTCGGCGGCGGTGTGATCATGCGCGACAAGGGCTCGATTCAGGGGATCAACACCGCCGCGACCTTATGGTGCTCGGCGGCGGTCGGTGTATTGTGCGGTGCGGGGCATTTCGGCCCGGCGCTCGCCGGCACCGCGGTCGTGCTGCTGACCAATACGGTACTGCGCGAAGTGAGCCGCGCCATCAACGCGGCGCCCGTTTCGGACGCCGACCTCGTGCGCGAGTATGTGCTGACGATTGTTTGCCGGGAGGCCGATGAGATTCACATTCGTACTGCGGTATCCAACTCGATGTATTCGACACCGCTGTCGTTCCAGAGCCTGACGAGCGAAGACGTCGAAGACGACTCGGGACGCATTCGCGTTACGGCAACATTAAAGCTGCATCCGAAAGATCAGCCGAAGCTCGAACAGATGGCGAGCCGCATCAGCATGGAAAAGAGCGTATCGAGCGTCAGCTGGACGGCCACAGATGCGGAGCCGACACCGGAGTGA
- a CDS encoding metallophosphoesterase, giving the protein MRRSSFLVRFILIGILLHIYVGFRLIPDMPVNATGRWLCALWLVLSIFLIPLGMLARTIKQQPLSDRLAWVGLLAMGFFSSLLVLTFVRDLALASLLTVDAIWPSTIAIAHWRIGSAAAVPLLALLSTLVGLFNARRRARVVTIEVPIDDLPAALDGFTIVQISDIHVGPTIKGRYVDAIVDAVNRLKPDLIAVTGDVVDGSVPQLTRHTQPLSRLSARHGAFLVTGNHEYYAGANAWIDEFRRLGLNVLLNEHVIVEHDGARAVIAGVTDYSAGHHDPLHRSDPVAALAGAPGDVLIKVLLAHQPRSAEAAAAAGFTLQLSGHTHGGQFFPWNFFVRLQQPFTAGLARLNGLWVYTSRGTGYWGPPKRLGAPSEITRLRLVPGEPD; this is encoded by the coding sequence ATGCGCCGCTCATCGTTTCTTGTTCGCTTCATTCTGATTGGCATCCTGCTGCATATCTACGTCGGCTTTCGTCTGATTCCCGACATGCCGGTCAATGCCACCGGCCGATGGCTGTGCGCGTTGTGGCTGGTGCTGTCGATCTTTCTGATCCCGCTCGGCATGCTGGCGCGCACCATCAAACAGCAGCCGCTCAGCGACCGCCTCGCGTGGGTCGGCCTGCTGGCGATGGGCTTCTTCTCGTCGCTGCTGGTTCTGACGTTCGTGCGCGACCTGGCGCTCGCCTCGCTGCTCACCGTCGATGCAATCTGGCCGAGCACGATTGCAATCGCGCACTGGCGCATCGGCTCGGCGGCAGCCGTCCCGTTGCTTGCGTTGCTCTCGACACTCGTCGGTCTGTTCAACGCCCGGCGCCGCGCCAGGGTGGTGACGATCGAGGTGCCGATCGACGATTTGCCGGCAGCGCTCGACGGCTTCACGATCGTCCAGATCAGCGACATCCACGTCGGCCCGACCATCAAAGGCCGTTATGTGGATGCGATCGTCGACGCGGTGAATCGTCTGAAGCCGGATCTGATTGCCGTTACCGGCGATGTGGTAGACGGCAGCGTGCCGCAACTGACCAGACACACGCAGCCCCTGTCGCGGCTCAGTGCGCGTCACGGCGCGTTCCTTGTGACCGGCAACCATGAGTATTACGCCGGCGCGAACGCCTGGATCGACGAATTCCGGCGCCTGGGATTGAACGTTCTGCTCAACGAGCATGTGATCGTGGAACACGACGGCGCGCGCGCCGTGATTGCCGGGGTGACTGATTACTCAGCGGGTCATCATGACCCGCTGCATCGCAGCGACCCGGTTGCGGCCCTCGCAGGTGCCCCTGGCGACGTGCTGATCAAAGTACTGCTCGCGCACCAGCCGCGTTCCGCCGAAGCAGCCGCAGCAGCAGGGTTTACGCTGCAGCTATCGGGCCACACGCACGGCGGCCAGTTCTTTCCGTGGAACTTCTTTGTGCGTTTGCAGCAGCCGTTCACAGCGGGTCTCGCGCGGCTGAACGGCTTGTGGGTCTACACGAGTCGCGGTACTGGCTATTGGGGACCGCCGAAGCGCCTGGGGGCGCCCTCGGAGATCACGCGATTGCGCCTCGTGCCTGGCGAGCCCGACTGA
- a CDS encoding malonic semialdehyde reductase encodes MILSDQALDQLFREARTHNGWQAKPVDDAVLKQLTELVLLGPTSANSSPGRFVYVKTAEGKEKLRPALSPGNLEKTMAAPVTVIVGMDMAFYEHLPKLFPHADARSWFAGNDKAIADTAFRNSTLQGGYLILAARALGLDTGAMSGFDAAKVDEAFFAGTTVKSNFLINLGYGDPAKLFPRSPRFTFDEAARIA; translated from the coding sequence ATGATTCTTTCCGATCAGGCTCTCGATCAGCTCTTTCGCGAAGCGCGCACCCATAACGGCTGGCAGGCCAAACCGGTCGACGACGCCGTGCTCAAGCAACTCACCGAGCTCGTACTGCTCGGGCCGACCTCGGCCAATTCGAGCCCCGGCCGCTTCGTCTACGTGAAAACGGCCGAAGGCAAAGAGAAGCTGCGTCCGGCCTTGTCGCCAGGCAATCTCGAGAAGACGATGGCGGCGCCGGTCACGGTGATCGTCGGAATGGACATGGCGTTTTACGAGCATCTGCCGAAACTGTTTCCGCATGCCGACGCGCGCAGCTGGTTTGCGGGCAACGACAAGGCGATCGCGGATACGGCCTTTCGCAATTCGACGCTGCAAGGCGGCTATCTGATTCTCGCGGCCCGCGCGCTCGGTCTGGACACGGGTGCGATGTCGGGATTCGACGCCGCCAAGGTCGACGAGGCTTTCTTCGCCGGCACGACCGTGAAGTCGAACTTCCTGATCAATCTGGGCTACGGCGACCCGGCGAAACTGTTCCCGCGCAGCCCGCGCTTCACCTTCGACGAAGCCGCCCGGATCGCCTGA
- a CDS encoding FUSC family protein, whose translation MKRQHAIKPTADSHRQWSVMLPTLSPAIRDWVSSDGLIWLHLLKTATAGLLALGIAMLLDLQQPRIAMTTVFVLMQPFSGMVLAKSFYRILGTVVGTIAALVLGALFVQQPELYMLGMIGWVSACIAAAVRYRHFRWYGLVLAGYTAVLIGIPNVMVPHDLFLAALTRAAEVAVGIVCSSAVSALIVPQRSSLALRRALHIRYTNITAFAADVLGRGIERGEFERRFANLVDEIVGFEATRTFAAFEDPAMRSRSQHLGRLNGEFMDVCTRLHALHQLLKRLRLGGPSRIVDAITPYFHELSGLLGATQDTNTDASRVAAGLRLFQASLPRRVRETRRPLEAAPAESLADFDTAAELLYRFVDEWIRYSETYVSLARRKPEAERRTTGRYVSKTNGFAVAFTFARSAAVMAIVSWFWIATDWPSGGMAVIGAALACALTSTAPNASKMAVQMAVGTVLATMTGYLFTCYVYPNVDGFPLLGAMLAPVLALGAFIASRKLLAGYGIGFSVFFCLLAGPDNVVTYAPDLLINNGIAITASLLLAAIVFAVVFPADMPWLIERIEGDLRAQVVSACMDELPGLNQRFQSSIHDLASQLRMLLTRRSRHRRDALRWMLVTLEVGHAMIDLRNEVARAGYAPALHSRWSSSLVRTCDDLARLFKRPDARALERSLVSVRSATWVAQDVLATVHADRDKRHDLQRILSCLHFIRTALLDKDAPFKAR comes from the coding sequence ATGAAACGCCAACATGCGATCAAACCGACGGCGGATTCCCACCGGCAGTGGAGCGTCATGTTGCCAACGCTCAGTCCGGCCATTCGCGACTGGGTGAGCAGCGATGGTCTGATCTGGCTGCATCTGCTGAAGACGGCCACTGCGGGGCTGCTGGCGCTGGGTATTGCCATGTTGCTGGATCTCCAGCAGCCGCGAATCGCAATGACCACGGTGTTTGTGCTGATGCAGCCGTTCAGCGGCATGGTGCTCGCCAAGAGTTTCTATCGAATTCTCGGTACCGTGGTGGGTACGATCGCCGCACTGGTGCTCGGCGCGCTGTTCGTCCAGCAGCCCGAGTTGTACATGCTCGGCATGATCGGCTGGGTGAGTGCCTGCATTGCGGCAGCGGTTCGGTATCGGCATTTCAGATGGTACGGCTTGGTGCTGGCAGGTTATACCGCCGTTCTGATCGGCATTCCGAATGTCATGGTACCTCACGACCTGTTCCTGGCGGCGCTCACGCGCGCAGCGGAGGTGGCGGTCGGCATCGTGTGTTCGAGCGCGGTGAGCGCACTGATCGTGCCGCAGCGTTCCAGCCTTGCACTGCGGCGCGCGCTCCACATTCGATATACAAATATTACTGCGTTCGCTGCCGACGTGCTGGGTCGAGGAATCGAGCGTGGCGAGTTTGAACGGCGCTTTGCGAACCTCGTCGACGAGATCGTCGGCTTTGAGGCGACGCGAACATTTGCTGCCTTCGAAGATCCGGCTATGCGGTCGCGCAGCCAGCATCTCGGCCGTCTGAACGGCGAGTTCATGGACGTATGCACGCGGCTGCATGCGCTGCACCAGTTGCTCAAACGTCTGCGCCTGGGCGGACCGAGCCGGATAGTCGACGCCATCACGCCGTACTTCCACGAGCTGTCGGGGCTGCTGGGGGCCACCCAGGACACGAACACCGATGCATCGCGCGTAGCCGCCGGTTTGCGGCTCTTTCAGGCGAGTTTGCCAAGGCGCGTGCGCGAAACGAGACGACCGCTGGAAGCCGCCCCTGCCGAATCGCTGGCGGACTTCGATACGGCCGCGGAATTACTGTATCGGTTTGTCGACGAATGGATCCGTTACTCCGAGACCTACGTGTCTTTGGCGCGGCGCAAGCCGGAAGCCGAGCGGCGCACCACCGGGCGATACGTGAGTAAGACGAATGGCTTTGCCGTCGCGTTTACCTTTGCGAGGTCGGCGGCGGTCATGGCGATCGTCAGCTGGTTCTGGATCGCCACCGACTGGCCCAGCGGCGGAATGGCGGTAATCGGCGCGGCGCTGGCCTGTGCGTTGACGTCGACTGCACCGAACGCATCGAAAATGGCCGTGCAGATGGCAGTCGGTACGGTGCTGGCGACCATGACGGGCTACCTTTTCACGTGTTACGTGTATCCCAACGTCGACGGATTCCCGCTGCTTGGCGCGATGCTCGCCCCGGTGCTTGCCCTCGGCGCCTTCATCGCGTCGCGCAAGCTCCTGGCAGGGTATGGAATCGGCTTTTCGGTGTTCTTCTGCCTGCTGGCCGGCCCGGACAACGTCGTCACGTATGCGCCCGATTTGCTGATCAACAACGGTATAGCGATCACGGCGTCGCTATTGCTTGCAGCGATCGTTTTCGCAGTGGTGTTTCCCGCGGATATGCCGTGGCTCATCGAGAGAATCGAGGGTGATTTGCGCGCGCAAGTCGTGTCTGCGTGCATGGACGAACTGCCCGGACTCAATCAGCGCTTTCAGTCAAGCATTCACGATCTCGCCTCGCAGTTGCGCATGCTGCTGACGCGGCGTTCCCGACACCGCCGTGATGCCTTGCGCTGGATGCTCGTCACCCTCGAAGTAGGGCACGCCATGATCGATCTGCGCAATGAAGTGGCGCGTGCCGGCTACGCGCCAGCCCTTCATTCGCGCTGGAGCAGCAGCCTCGTGCGGACTTGCGACGACCTCGCGCGGCTTTTCAAGCGGCCCGACGCGCGAGCTCTCGAACGATCGCTCGTATCCGTGCGCTCGGCCACGTGGGTCGCGCAGGACGTACTGGCAACCGTTCACGCCGACCGCGACAAGCGGCACGACCTGCAGCGCATCCTGAGTTGCCTGCACTTCATCCGCACAGCGTTGCTCGACAAAGACGCGCCATTCAAGGCGCGTTGA